In the Silene latifolia isolate original U9 population chromosome 1, ASM4854445v1, whole genome shotgun sequence genome, GTCCTACACAAATATGGGTGGTACTTAATAGCAGAAACAGTAACAAGGGAATCTGGTgagagagaaaaaggaaagaagagTGGCCGTTGGTTGCTGGTTTGGGTTATTTAAAGCCCAAGTTACAACAATGTAACGTCTCTTTGCCCCCCTTTCGTTACCTTCTGTAGTATTGTTATTACTACCATCCTACGTACTGTTACTTTTACCTCTAGCTGCATTACTTATCTTCTTATGCTAATAGCATTTATGTTGTTGGGTTCTTCCTGTTTCTTCCCTCGTGGAAACGAAAGGTAATTTAATGTTTtgtcttttctcttcttttctttttactcATTTTCAAAATCAAGTGAATTGAGTATACATTATTGTTGAGATGTTTTCTGTGTAAAAGGACATTTTTTCGGTGGACGATGTTAGGACAAAATCAGATAGTAACAAGTCTAGGTACCATCATCTTACATGTTTTATCTGGGGTCGTTTGTTTATTTAGTCCTTACATTTTGAATGCGAGAGAGTGATACTGAAATTCGTTTGTATAACGGCTAATCTTATGACCAATAAGGTTTAGAGTGAAATTTTGCTTCACTTGTGAGTAGTCTACTATTCTTGATTCAATATAGGTATGTTACCGACTTGCCAGGGTTaaacaagtggtatcaaagtCAATGATTCGCTTTGGGAGTTAAGATGGTTTTTCAGACAATCCCAAGTATCATTTGTTCAGACAATCCCAAGTATCATTGTGGTATATGGAATTGCATCGATAGAATGCTTCGGGGGCTAACTAAATATGTAGCGGAGTAACTTCAACCATCTAGTGCGAAATATCCCCAAATAAGGGGGGTGATATATAATACACATGAGTACGTAAGCGACAACTCATAAAGTGTTGAAATCTCTTCCTATACAAGTAGAGATGGTCAACAGGAAGGGTTGACCCACCTTAGGCCCGACTCGACCCCTCCTTTACCCATGGCCATGCCCGAGTCCAGCATTATCTATTCGGCCCAGCCGTCCTTAGCCCACCCTAATGCTGACCCACCTTAGGCCCGCCCCTTGACCCTGCCTCGGGACGGTTTTGGGTCCGCCTCCGCCAAACTCGGCCCAACCCGTTCCCTCACCCGAGTTGTGCCCAGACTAACCTTTTCCGCCCCTCCTTGCCCGGATCAGGCCAAGCCCGCCCACCCGTTTGAGCTTTAACCAGCCCTACTTACAATTATCGCTACTTGTGTGAGCTGGGCCAAATCTAAGAGACTTGTCTTCACTGGGCTTATATCAACTATTTGAGTGAACAACAAGCCCAAAAAGTCGTTAATCCACATCCCACGTGTACATCATAACAGAAAATAAAAAACGAATATTTAAAAACCGTCCCTATTTCTTTTCTCCGCCTCCCCGCCAAATCCTCACTCTGTCTCTATCGTACTTCCACCTCACCattatttaaattatttttcaCCATTTTACTCACTTCTTAATCATTATTTTAATTAATCCACCAATCTAATCTCTCCATCTTTCTTATTCATTTTCAACTCAACTTATGTTAATTCATCTCTGACATCCCATCATCAccttaattactaattaatccGTCGCCGTACGAGTattaattaattagttgattagttaataGAACAAGTATTTAACGGGTGCAATTGGTTATCTCTAGGCAACTAAATTCCAATTCACTACTCGAGAATAAAATCTTggtggttaagacggaggtataaTAGTGGCCAGTAGTCTGgcctttaaaaaaaagttgaGAACAAGTAAAAACCCATGTCAAAATCACCGGCACCACCTGGGGATCCTACGTCGGGTTTCTCTGTTAAGATTGATCCCAGCGAAGATATTTCTTTTGCCAAGTCTCCATTGGAGAGTCAGAGAATATGGCGGGAAGCGAGTTATGATTTTGACAACTCTGCCCCTATGCCGCGAAAAGGTGTGAAAAAGGGTAGTAATAGCGGTAGTAGTGATGGTGGTGATGATGAAGACGATGACGTTTCAGATGAATTTGATTTTCAGAAGCATAGAGGGAAAGGAAACCCGAGTTTGACCCCGGTTTACGAGCGAGATGGTGAGTTGGTTCGAAGGCGTAGTGTCAGTGAAGATGGACAACATTTCGGTAAAGAAGGGGATCATGTAGTGCAGTGTACTTCAAACGCGTCGTTTCAGCAGAAGAGTACTAAGTCGGGTTTGATGAAGATGAAGAGCAAGTCCCGGCTCATGGACCCGCCTCCCGTTGTGGATAAGCGGTCTGGTCGGGTTGAGAACCGGTCTGGGATGTTAGGGAAGAGTATGGAGATTGAAGAAGATGATCCCTTTGATGATGATTTACCTGAGGACTATAAAAAGGGTAAAATTTCGATTTTTTTTGTCGTTCAATGGGTTTGTTTAATTTTGATTGTCGCCGCTTTGGTATGTAGTTTGGTGATTCGTAAATGGCGGGGTAAAACTATGTGGGGTATGCAATTATGGAAATGGGAAGTCATGGGTTTGGTATTGATTTGTGGCGGGTTGGTTTCGGGTTGGTTGATTAGGATTGTGGTGTTCTTCATTGAAAGGAACTTCTTGCTCAGAAAGCGGGTTTTGTATTTTGTTTACGGATTGAGGAGTTCCGTGCAGAAGTTTCTGTGGTTAGGGTGGGCTTTATTAGCATGGATTTTGATCTTAGATAAAAATATCGAGAAGGAGACGAAAAGTCAAGTCTTACCTTATGTGACGAAGATTTTGATTTGTTTTATGGTTGCGACATTGTTGTGGTTGATCAAGACATTGTTGCTTAAGGTGCTCGCTTTGAATTTCCATGTGACCGCGTTCTTTGATAGGATTCAGGACGCGTTGTTTAATCAATATGTTATTGAGACGCTGTCTAGACCGCCTTATCTTGAACTTCAGCAGATTCAAGAGGAGGAGGCTAGGGTTATGAGCGAGGTTACCAAGCTTCAAAATGCTGGGGTTCATATCCCTGCTCATATTCGGGAAAATTGCTTACCTAAGAGTCCATTGAGCGGGAAGAGCCCTCGAATTGGGAAAAGTCCGATGTCTAGTAAGAGACATGAACAGACAGATGATTCTAGTATTAGTATTGATCATCTTCATAGGCTAAATCAGAAAAATGTATCTGCTTGGAATATGAAGAAGTTAATGAGATCTGTGAGGAAAGGAGTTTTGTCTACTCTCGACGATCATCTTGATCCGAGAATGGAGGATGATACTGCAATGCAAATTCGTAGTGAGAAGGAAGCGAAAGCTGCTGCTAAGAAGATTTTCACTAATGTCGCAAAGCCGGGCTCTAGGTAATCTCTTTTTGTTATTCCCTTTTTTTTGGGTGCTAAAGAGGGGCTAAGCCCCGAAAATTAATTAATTGCTATTACACGGGGAATAGCTACCCCAAATATATTCTCCCGAAGGACAGTACGTAAATCATTAAAAGGTACGTCTAAGTGCGTTGGAGTGGTGCTAGAATTCACCCCTCTGTTGGCCAATAAATCCGCTGCCCTGTTAGCTTCTCTATGTGTGCTCCAGCTTGGTTACCCAATGAGTCTCCCTAAGCAAGTCTTGACATCTTAACAATAAATTTGAGATTGACGAAGTTTTCATAAATCACAATCAAGAATATTTAAGAAAATGGACAAATATATGTTGTTAGACTTAACACGAACTGCAGACAGTAAAATACTCTACAATCTGGTAATTAATGTCGTCTTTTCCGTGTTGTTTGGTCTAGGCATATCTATAAGGAGGATTTGATGCGTTTCTTAAGAGAAGAGAAGGCAAGCAGAACAATGCTTCTCTTTGAAGGAGCTGGTGACGGTAAAGGCATTAGCAAACGGGCACTTAAGAACTGGGTGGTAAGTGATCATATTGCGCGATCTCTTGTTTAATTAGCTATCAATGTCGTAACACATCTGTCTCTTAGGTTAATGTGTTTACAGAAAGGAGAGCTCTTGCGCTTTCTCTCAATGATACAAAGACAGCCGTAAACAAGCTTCACCATTTGGTGAATATCCTTGTTGGTATTGCTGTGATCATCATTTGGCTTCTGATTTTGGGTGTTCCGGTTACTCATttctttgtctttgtgagctcccAAATTCTTGTGTTGGCCTTTATGTTCGGTAACACTTGTAAGACTACATTTGAAGCAATCGTCTTTCTGTTCTTTATGCATCCGTTTGATGTAGGTGATCGTTGTGAAATCGAAGGAGTTCAGGTAGACTTTCACTCGTCCTATGTACATTTCTTCTGATTCGAGTAATTTCCCTCAAAAGTCTGATATTTTTTGTCTGACGTGTTTTGTTCGTAGATGGTTGTGGAGGAGATGAACATATTGACTACTGTCTTTCTCAAATTCGACAACCACAAAGTCATTTACCCGAATAGTGTGCTTGCAACCAAACCAATCAGTAACTACTATCGGAGTCCTGATATGCGAGAAACCATTGATTTGTCCGTCCACATTTCGACTCCTGTGGAAAAGATCTCTCTTATGAAAGAAAGAATAACAAGGTTAGGATGTTACGTAGCATCATTT is a window encoding:
- the LOC141587184 gene encoding mechanosensitive ion channel protein 8-like, translating into MSKSPAPPGDPTSGFSVKIDPSEDISFAKSPLESQRIWREASYDFDNSAPMPRKGVKKGSNSGSSDGGDDEDDDVSDEFDFQKHRGKGNPSLTPVYERDGELVRRRSVSEDGQHFGKEGDHVVQCTSNASFQQKSTKSGLMKMKSKSRLMDPPPVVDKRSGRVENRSGMLGKSMEIEEDDPFDDDLPEDYKKGKISIFFVVQWVCLILIVAALVCSLVIRKWRGKTMWGMQLWKWEVMGLVLICGGLVSGWLIRIVVFFIERNFLLRKRVLYFVYGLRSSVQKFLWLGWALLAWILILDKNIEKETKSQVLPYVTKILICFMVATLLWLIKTLLLKVLALNFHVTAFFDRIQDALFNQYVIETLSRPPYLELQQIQEEEARVMSEVTKLQNAGVHIPAHIRENCLPKSPLSGKSPRIGKSPMSSKRHEQTDDSSISIDHLHRLNQKNVSAWNMKKLMRSVRKGVLSTLDDHLDPRMEDDTAMQIRSEKEAKAAAKKIFTNVAKPGSRHIYKEDLMRFLREEKASRTMLLFEGAGDGKGISKRALKNWVVNVFTERRALALSLNDTKTAVNKLHHLVNILVGIAVIIIWLLILGVPVTHFFVFVSSQILVLAFMFGNTCKTTFEAIVFLFFMHPFDVGDRCEIEGVQMVVEEMNILTTVFLKFDNHKVIYPNSVLATKPISNYYRSPDMRETIDLSVHISTPVEKISLMKERITRYIEHRKEQWYPGPKVIMKDVEDMNRIKITVWVYHTMNYQNMGERWARRSHLVEEMIRIFRDLNIEYRMLPTDVNVRNMPAIVSDRVPSNWTLCAR